One region of Deltaproteobacteria bacterium genomic DNA includes:
- a CDS encoding dicarboxylate/amino acid:cation symporter, protein MSTETAGSKPKVAMHLQILIALILGVVMGAVLGEHILWIGIIGEIFVSFLKMVVVPLIFCSIVVAIAGMGNTKLGQLGSRTIVFYLTTTGLAVFIGLVVANTIRPGDGADINKDKTIIGYEIDWNEDGSVDARQDVSADSDRRLQIPADLSRKEGSTITYWILYGNGERAKNTVNIQSDDKNPAGGLDVSYDSGRNIAYLEPKLPKADVNVDMDGPVETLMKAIPSNPLGSMAKGEILPTVVFAVLFALALVQLKPRSKSVVDVLSVTCDAMMVIVNVLLKFAPLGVFALITSTVAQSGIGVLTNLAWYCLAVVLGLTLQIVVVYPIMLITFSTVSPLAFFSGMKNAILFAFSTSSSSATLPVTMKCLEENLHVDKKVTNFVLPLGATVNMDGTALYEAMAAIFIAQAYGIDLSIGQQIIIFLTANIAAIGAAGIPGAGLVTMAMVLNAVGLPLEGLGIILAVDRILDMFRTATNVAGDGAVTIIVAETFQGDEELAET, encoded by the coding sequence TGTCTACCGAAACCGCCGGTTCGAAGCCAAAAGTAGCTATGCACCTTCAAATTCTCATCGCACTGATCTTAGGTGTTGTCATGGGTGCGGTACTAGGTGAACACATTCTCTGGATCGGTATCATCGGTGAGATATTCGTCTCATTTTTAAAGATGGTCGTGGTGCCGCTTATCTTCTGCTCAATCGTTGTAGCCATCGCCGGGATGGGGAACACCAAACTTGGTCAGCTAGGTAGTCGCACGATTGTATTCTACCTAACCACCACAGGTCTCGCTGTCTTTATCGGTCTTGTCGTCGCCAACACGATCCGGCCCGGCGACGGTGCAGATATCAACAAAGACAAAACAATTATTGGCTACGAAATTGACTGGAACGAAGATGGAAGTGTCGACGCTCGCCAAGACGTTTCAGCCGACAGCGATAGAAGACTTCAAATACCTGCGGACTTGTCGCGCAAAGAAGGCTCGACCATCACTTACTGGATTCTGTATGGTAACGGCGAGCGAGCCAAAAATACCGTCAATATTCAGAGCGATGATAAAAATCCTGCAGGTGGCCTGGATGTAAGTTACGACTCGGGTCGCAACATCGCTTACCTTGAACCCAAACTACCCAAAGCCGACGTCAATGTGGATATGGATGGTCCTGTCGAAACTTTGATGAAGGCCATTCCGTCCAACCCTCTCGGATCTATGGCCAAGGGAGAAATACTTCCCACTGTGGTTTTCGCAGTGCTCTTTGCCCTCGCCCTCGTCCAATTGAAGCCTCGGTCTAAATCTGTTGTAGATGTCTTAAGTGTCACCTGCGATGCCATGATGGTCATTGTTAACGTCCTCCTTAAGTTTGCGCCTCTGGGCGTCTTTGCACTCATCACATCCACGGTGGCTCAATCCGGGATTGGAGTCCTAACGAATCTAGCGTGGTATTGTTTGGCCGTCGTCTTGGGGTTAACGCTTCAAATTGTCGTGGTCTATCCCATTATGCTCATCACCTTCTCTACTGTCTCTCCCTTAGCTTTTTTCAGCGGCATGAAAAACGCCATTCTTTTTGCCTTTTCCACATCTTCCTCAAGCGCAACTTTACCCGTCACCATGAAATGCCTTGAAGAAAACCTGCACGTGGATAAAAAGGTCACCAACTTTGTACTTCCTCTGGGCGCCACTGTGAACATGGACGGCACTGCACTCTACGAAGCCATGGCCGCCATATTCATCGCTCAAGCCTACGGAATAGATCTCAGCATAGGTCAGCAAATCATTATCTTTCTCACTGCCAACATAGCTGCCATTGGGGCCGCTGGTATTCCCGGAGCCGGTCTTGTAACGATGGCCATGGTGCTCAATGCCGTAGGCCTCCCTCTCGAAGGCTTAGGCATCATCCTAGCTGTAGATAGAATTTTGGATATGTTTCGAACGGCAACAAATGTCGCAGGTGACGGAGCCGTCACAATTATTGTTGCGGAGACTTTTCAAGGTGACGAAGAGCTAGCGGAAACCTAA
- a CDS encoding pectinesterase, whose product MKNSILKLSMLTCVFSLTIGCSADGLEDDSGLVGDNTEQAAADEASNTDNTGVNENWNPEVITRADGWLEVRPGGDTLCSRGTDYAYFVRPGDPEKVVVEFQGGGACWDDVTCSVAGAIFSEDIEDTRSAVGLYRQGIYDHDNPDNPFKGWTHVMVPYCTGDVHWGNADTDYGTGEDKFTIHHRGYVNALSAIGWVQNELAEPAKIAVTGCSAGGYGSIVWSAWMMENYPEAKVLQFSDSAAGIITDQFFADSFPQWGVDKAFPAWIPELDLSIIDYMDLELGDVYEIIGNHYPQNRIAQYNTVQDKTQVFYYEAMNGDGGGSGWTERMADSVFKIKEATPNFNMYMAGGDVHCTIPIGDFYTREVNGVRLVDWLSDYMEDDAAPEDIICEDCL is encoded by the coding sequence GTGAAAAATTCTATCCTTAAATTATCAATGTTAACTTGTGTCTTCAGCCTGACGATTGGCTGTAGCGCTGACGGGCTCGAAGACGATTCTGGGCTTGTAGGAGATAACACCGAGCAAGCAGCTGCTGACGAAGCATCCAATACAGACAACACGGGTGTGAACGAAAACTGGAATCCAGAGGTGATTACACGTGCCGATGGTTGGTTAGAAGTTCGACCAGGCGGAGACACTCTGTGCTCGCGCGGAACGGATTACGCTTACTTTGTTCGCCCCGGCGATCCTGAGAAAGTCGTGGTCGAGTTTCAAGGTGGCGGTGCTTGCTGGGACGATGTCACCTGTTCAGTTGCTGGTGCGATTTTCAGCGAAGACATCGAAGATACTCGAAGTGCTGTTGGTCTTTACCGCCAAGGTATTTATGACCACGACAATCCTGATAACCCGTTCAAGGGTTGGACACACGTGATGGTACCGTACTGTACGGGTGACGTTCACTGGGGCAATGCCGATACTGATTACGGAACGGGTGAAGATAAGTTTACCATTCATCACCGAGGCTATGTGAATGCCCTTTCGGCCATTGGCTGGGTGCAAAATGAGCTGGCTGAACCCGCTAAGATTGCAGTAACTGGCTGCAGTGCAGGCGGCTATGGCTCGATTGTGTGGTCTGCGTGGATGATGGAGAATTACCCAGAAGCAAAAGTACTGCAGTTCAGCGATTCCGCAGCAGGTATTATCACCGACCAATTCTTTGCGGACAGCTTTCCGCAGTGGGGCGTAGACAAGGCATTCCCGGCTTGGATTCCTGAACTGGATTTAAGTATCATTGACTACATGGACCTTGAGCTTGGTGATGTTTACGAAATCATCGGCAACCACTACCCGCAGAACCGCATTGCTCAGTACAACACCGTACAAGATAAGACTCAGGTCTTTTATTATGAAGCGATGAACGGTGACGGCGGTGGCAGCGGCTGGACTGAACGAATGGCGGATTCGGTTTTCAAAATCAAAGAAGCGACTCCAAACTTCAACATGTATATGGCTGGCGGCGACGTACACTGTACGATTCCAATCGGTGATTTCTACACCCGCGAAGTCAACGGTGTTCGCTTGGTCGACTGGTTGAGTGATTACATGGAAGACGATGCAGCTCCGGAAGATATTATCTGTGAGGACTGCCTCTAA